The proteins below come from a single Chryseobacterium bernardetii genomic window:
- a CDS encoding sugar phosphate nucleotidyltransferase yields the protein MNSKKTLLILAGGLGSRYKGLKQVDGILDNGSPILEYSIYDALEAGFSKVVIIVNKLIPQSYIERLNLISEEKGFELHWIYQEMNSIPLQGFDYPEREKPWGTAHAVLCAKYVIQEPFVMINADDFYGKEAYLLAADEINHHHISDSQLGMIAYPVSTTLSGHGTVARGICTLDPENNLTRVEEQTSIQKLNGSIVYAENGEYIKLNPDALVSMNFFIFHPHIFCYLEAYFYDFIESDPTSKQEFYIPNAIQRMIDEKKVKVTVKASPSQWMGVTYADDKKNIKDFLTSEIQNKRYPADLWKE from the coding sequence ATGAATTCTAAGAAAACATTACTCATACTGGCAGGTGGATTAGGCAGCCGGTACAAAGGTCTTAAGCAAGTGGATGGAATACTTGATAATGGTTCTCCTATTCTGGAGTATTCTATCTATGATGCTTTAGAGGCCGGCTTTTCCAAAGTGGTTATTATCGTCAATAAACTGATTCCTCAGAGCTATATTGAAAGACTGAATTTAATCTCCGAAGAAAAGGGCTTTGAGCTTCACTGGATATATCAGGAAATGAACAGTATTCCTCTCCAGGGTTTCGATTATCCTGAGCGGGAAAAACCATGGGGAACAGCGCATGCGGTTTTATGTGCCAAATATGTGATACAGGAACCCTTCGTTATGATCAATGCAGACGATTTTTATGGAAAAGAAGCCTATCTGCTTGCTGCCGATGAAATTAATCACCACCATATTTCCGACTCTCAACTGGGTATGATTGCTTATCCCGTAAGTACAACATTAAGTGGCCACGGGACAGTAGCAAGAGGTATATGTACTCTGGATCCTGAGAATAACCTGACCCGTGTTGAAGAGCAAACATCCATTCAAAAGCTGAATGGCTCCATTGTTTATGCAGAAAACGGTGAGTATATTAAACTAAATCCCGACGCATTGGTATCTATGAATTTTTTCATTTTCCATCCTCATATTTTCTGTTATCTGGAAGCTTATTTCTATGATTTCATAGAGTCTGACCCAACTTCCAAACAGGAATTCTATATTCCCAATGCCATTCAGAGAATGATAGATGAAAAGAAAGTGAAAGTTACGGTAAAGGCTTCTCCTTCACAATGGATGGGAGTAACATATGCTGATGACAAAAAGAATATTAAAGATTTTCTGACCTCAGAAATTCAGAATAAAAGATATCCGGCAGATTTATGGAAAGAATAA